From one Sphingobacteriales bacterium genomic stretch:
- a CDS encoding SUMF1/EgtB/PvdO family nonheme iron enzyme, giving the protein MRNFLHLAIIAGVLAVSCNGSSKSGSSSTTGWNYNDKKWGGFERSSNTNQITGPNLVLVEGGTFAMGATEEDLMYENHNVQRRTTVSSFYMDETEVTNLDYREYVYWLDRVFGTDHPEFVKNAKPDSMCWRRNLAYNEPYVKYYFTHPAYNTYPVVGVNWLQANEYCVWRTDRVNEMILIKEGYLDLNTNQKNEDNFNTEAYSVGLYQGATKKQKEDLNPNGSGKRNVNLTDGILLPDYRLPTEAEWEYAALGLRGNMPMPGEEVVTDRRIYPWDGATFRYQRHNKNQGDFMANFMRGRGDYMGVAGALNDNAEITADVHANYPNDFGLFNMAGNVNEWVLDIYRPLTEAEGDDLNTFRGNIFTKPTMEEGLDEMGRIKYVREDDADLTNRRNYRKAFALDYNDGDSSSQVEYQYGVSTLVNNKARVFKGGSWRDRGYYMSPGTRRFLNEDQATDDIGFRCAMVRVGSPDGNMFGGKGFGEMSKTQAKNKKARKYK; this is encoded by the coding sequence ATGAGAAATTTCTTACACCTCGCTATTATTGCTGGTGTATTGGCAGTTAGCTGTAATGGCAGTAGCAAGAGCGGATCTTCCTCTACTACCGGTTGGAATTACAACGATAAAAAATGGGGAGGATTTGAACGTTCCTCCAACACCAACCAAATCACAGGACCTAATTTAGTTTTAGTGGAAGGCGGTACTTTTGCCATGGGTGCCACCGAAGAAGATTTAATGTATGAAAATCACAATGTGCAACGCAGAACTACTGTTTCTTCTTTCTATATGGACGAAACAGAAGTGACCAACCTGGATTACAGAGAGTATGTATACTGGTTAGACCGTGTTTTTGGCACTGACCATCCGGAATTCGTTAAGAATGCAAAACCCGACTCCATGTGCTGGAGAAGAAACCTTGCTTACAACGAACCGTATGTAAAATACTATTTTACGCACCCTGCATATAATACCTACCCTGTCGTAGGTGTAAACTGGTTACAGGCAAATGAATACTGCGTGTGGCGTACTGACCGTGTAAACGAGATGATTCTGATTAAAGAAGGTTACTTAGATCTAAACACCAACCAGAAAAACGAAGACAACTTCAACACGGAAGCATATTCAGTTGGTTTGTATCAGGGAGCAACTAAAAAACAAAAGGAAGACCTGAATCCTAACGGATCAGGCAAAAGAAATGTAAATCTGACAGATGGTATCCTATTACCTGACTACAGGCTTCCAACAGAAGCAGAATGGGAATATGCAGCTCTTGGCTTGAGAGGAAATATGCCAATGCCGGGTGAAGAGGTTGTTACAGACAGAAGAATATATCCTTGGGACGGAGCCACTTTCCGTTACCAAAGGCACAATAAAAATCAGGGTGATTTCATGGCTAACTTCATGAGAGGCCGGGGTGACTACATGGGTGTTGCAGGTGCTCTGAATGACAATGCGGAAATCACTGCCGATGTTCACGCGAACTACCCAAATGACTTTGGATTATTCAACATGGCAGGTAACGTAAATGAATGGGTATTGGATATTTACCGACCATTAACAGAAGCTGAAGGAGACGACCTTAACACATTCAGAGGTAATATCTTCACCAAGCCTACTATGGAAGAAGGATTGGATGAAATGGGCAGAATCAAGTATGTCAGAGAAGATGATGCAGACCTGACCAACAGACGAAACTACAGAAAAGCGTTCGCCTTAGACTATAATGACGGCGATTCTTCTTCTCAGGTGGAATATCAATATGGTGTTTCTACTTTGGTAAATAATAAAGCAAGGGTATTTAAAGGCGGTTCCTGGAGAGACAGAGGCTACTATATGTCACCGGGTACCAGAAGATTCTTAAATGAAGATCAGGCTACAGATGACATCGGTTTCCGTTGTGCAATGGTTCGTGTGGGCTCTCCGGACGGTAATATGTTTGGCGGGAAAGGATTCGGCGAAATGAGCAAGACACAGGCTAAAAACAAAAAAGCCAGAAAATACAAATAA
- a CDS encoding UDP-N-acetylmuramoyl-tripeptide--D-alanyl-D-alanine ligase produces MDIQQLYEFCKSSTGITTDSRNIEKGQLYFALKGENFNGNLFAVQALEAGASYAIIDEATYPINERCIVVANVLDTLQQLALLHRIKTNPKAVIAITGSNGKTTTKELVATVLSTTHRTHFTKGNLNNHIGIPLTLLAMPADTEIAVIEMGANHQKEIERYCKYAEPTHGIITNCGKAHLEGFGGMEGIRKGKGELYDYMYCHQGKVFVNGDDITLINMLQERTISGYISYGNNEMNTYNSKILADNPFLKIQFEDIEINSHLFGSYNYSNIMCAIAVGKYFDIENQKIKQAIENYSPTNARSQVIEKEGYQLILDAYNANPTSMQHALESFAKSSVKKKIVILGDMFELGQEAPKEHQFIADLCEKLQLDTIVLVGNDFSNTRTSDHVLKFPTASEAQNWFRKQDFSDAEILLKGSRGMKMEKVLE; encoded by the coding sequence ATGGATATTCAACAGTTGTATGAGTTCTGCAAATCATCCACCGGTATTACAACGGATTCCCGAAATATAGAGAAAGGGCAGCTTTATTTTGCGTTGAAAGGGGAAAATTTCAATGGTAACCTTTTTGCTGTTCAGGCACTGGAAGCAGGAGCATCCTACGCAATTATTGACGAAGCAACATATCCGATAAATGAACGATGCATTGTTGTAGCCAATGTTTTAGACACGCTGCAACAACTTGCCTTATTACACAGAATAAAAACAAACCCCAAGGCTGTCATCGCCATTACCGGCTCCAATGGAAAAACAACCACCAAAGAATTGGTGGCGACCGTTTTATCCACCACCCATCGGACTCATTTCACCAAAGGAAACTTAAACAACCATATTGGTATTCCTTTAACACTTTTAGCCATGCCGGCTGATACAGAAATAGCTGTGATTGAGATGGGCGCCAACCATCAGAAAGAGATTGAACGATACTGCAAATATGCAGAACCCACACACGGCATCATCACCAACTGCGGGAAAGCCCACCTCGAGGGTTTCGGTGGCATGGAGGGTATCCGTAAAGGAAAGGGAGAGTTATACGACTATATGTACTGCCACCAAGGGAAAGTATTTGTAAACGGAGATGATATTACCTTGATAAACATGTTGCAGGAAAGAACTATTTCCGGGTATATTTCCTACGGAAATAATGAAATGAATACCTACAACAGTAAAATACTGGCAGATAATCCGTTTTTGAAAATACAGTTTGAAGACATAGAAATCAACTCCCATTTGTTTGGCAGCTACAATTACAGCAATATCATGTGCGCCATTGCCGTTGGCAAATATTTTGATATAGAGAATCAGAAGATAAAACAGGCCATTGAAAATTATAGTCCGACAAATGCGCGGTCTCAGGTCATAGAAAAGGAGGGTTATCAGTTAATCCTCGATGCATATAATGCCAACCCTACCAGCATGCAACACGCCCTGGAGAGCTTTGCCAAATCCTCCGTAAAAAAGAAAATTGTCATCTTGGGTGATATGTTTGAACTGGGACAAGAAGCACCAAAAGAACATCAGTTTATTGCCGATTTATGCGAAAAGCTCCAATTGGATACCATTGTTTTAGTGGGAAATGATTTCAGCAACACAAGAACCTCTGACCATGTTCTTAAATTTCCAACTGCATCGGAAGCACAGAACTGGTTTCGAAAACAGGATTTTTCCGATGCGGAAATCTTATTAAAAGGTTCCCGTGGCATGAAGATGGAAAAAGTGCTGGAATAA
- a CDS encoding TonB-dependent receptor — protein MNKHIASFLFFLFIGLNAFSQIYSVSGRVLDTKDNMPLIGVNVLLINPLDSAQNKGTSTDAGGTFRLDEIMNGEYLLNISYISYKTVEKKIAVQDAPIELGNLMLTEDSKLLKEVVVEAKQIRVQQMGDTSQFNADAFKVNKDASTEDLLIKMPGMTSDNGTVKVNGEEVRKILVDGKPFFGDDPRAAIQNLPAEIIDKIQVFDRMSDQAAFTGFDDGNSQKTINILTKNGLSASKLGKFYAGYGGPGNRFNIGLNANAFKGDRRVSLLAMSNNINQQNFNIQDLVGATGSSGNRGGGGGGPGRVGRNSPVNNFLVGQQNGISTTTALGLNYADKIGKQKKVTISGSYFFNATLNDNNSTSTRNYISSSDSGLVYDESKETNSRNFNNRLNMRIEYAIDSNNMLIVTPSLSTQNNKSTSVLDAANTKNAETVSSTSTNQNVRQTGINFSNDILYQHKFLKKGRTISVNLTTSGNTRKSAVDLFTMNTSMPDSIVLTDSIDQKAVVKSNGYTISGSIVYTEPVKKFGQLSITYTPSFTKSASVRNTNNLDTLTGVYTDLDSVLSNSFTNRYITNKLGIAYRYNNKKINWTIAVSGQNALLQSEQTFPAVFSVKKNLWSLLPNVEFNYKFSKTDNLRFFYRTSTTPPSITHLQDVIDNSNSLILSTGNPDLKQTFTQNIGLRVGRTNIEKATNLFVFANASNTIQYIANSTTIFQRDTVLNDITAAAGSQFILPVNLNGYWNARTFITYGFPITKIKCNMNINGGFVYTRTPALIDNVRNNANTYALNAGFALSSNISSKIDFTISYSGNYSFVRNSLQRQNNSSYFTHIASARINYQFWKGFVANTSVTNNLNAGGSASFNTSYWLLNASLAYKFLKDESLELKFSANDMLNQNRNITRNVTEVYTEDIRSNALQRYFMGTITYTLKKTGTGAKADGNKPKDFIRTPPAGVMPPPPPGN, from the coding sequence ATGAATAAACACATTGCATCATTTTTATTTTTTCTTTTCATTGGATTAAACGCATTTTCTCAAATCTATTCAGTTTCCGGAAGGGTGCTGGATACAAAAGACAATATGCCGCTTATCGGTGTCAATGTCTTATTGATTAATCCGCTGGACTCTGCCCAAAACAAAGGAACCAGCACGGATGCGGGCGGCACTTTCCGATTGGATGAAATCATGAATGGCGAGTATCTGCTGAATATCTCATATATCAGTTATAAAACGGTTGAGAAGAAGATTGCTGTACAAGATGCTCCGATTGAATTGGGAAATCTGATGTTGACGGAAGACAGCAAATTGTTGAAGGAAGTAGTGGTGGAAGCCAAACAAATACGGGTTCAGCAGATGGGGGATACTTCTCAGTTTAATGCGGATGCCTTTAAGGTCAACAAAGATGCGAGCACGGAAGATTTACTGATAAAGATGCCGGGGATGACTTCAGATAATGGTACGGTGAAAGTGAACGGAGAGGAGGTCAGAAAAATATTGGTGGACGGTAAACCTTTTTTCGGAGATGACCCGCGGGCAGCCATTCAGAACCTGCCGGCAGAAATTATCGATAAGATCCAGGTATTCGACCGTATGAGCGATCAGGCTGCATTTACAGGGTTTGACGATGGCAACTCTCAGAAAACCATCAATATCTTAACCAAGAATGGATTATCCGCTTCTAAACTCGGAAAATTCTATGCCGGGTATGGTGGTCCCGGTAACCGGTTTAATATAGGGTTGAATGCGAATGCCTTTAAAGGCGACCGACGTGTATCACTGCTTGCTATGAGTAACAATATCAATCAACAGAATTTTAATATCCAGGATTTAGTCGGTGCAACAGGTTCATCGGGCAACAGAGGCGGGGGAGGCGGAGGCCCCGGCAGAGTGGGAAGAAACAGCCCTGTCAATAACTTTTTAGTTGGGCAGCAAAATGGTATCTCCACCACTACAGCACTTGGATTGAATTACGCGGATAAAATCGGCAAACAAAAGAAAGTGACCATCTCCGGTTCTTACTTTTTCAATGCAACCTTGAATGATAATAACAGCACTAGTACGAGAAATTATATTTCCTCATCCGACAGCGGTCTGGTATATGATGAATCAAAGGAAACAAACAGCAGAAATTTCAACAATCGGCTGAATATGCGTATAGAATATGCCATTGACTCTAACAATATGCTGATAGTAACACCCTCGCTGAGCACACAGAATAATAAATCGACCTCAGTGCTGGATGCTGCCAATACTAAAAATGCGGAGACAGTCAGCAGTACATCAACGAATCAAAACGTGAGGCAAACCGGTATTAATTTTTCGAATGATATCTTATATCAGCACAAGTTCCTGAAGAAAGGCAGAACGATATCCGTTAACCTCACGACTTCAGGGAATACCAGAAAATCAGCTGTAGATTTGTTTACAATGAATACATCCATGCCGGATTCCATTGTCCTTACAGACTCAATAGACCAGAAGGCAGTTGTAAAATCCAACGGGTACACGATTTCAGGCAGCATCGTATACACAGAACCTGTTAAGAAATTCGGACAGTTATCCATTACCTATACACCTTCCTTTACAAAGTCTGCTTCTGTCCGTAATACCAATAATTTGGATACATTGACAGGCGTCTATACGGATTTAGACAGCGTTCTGAGCAATAGTTTCACTAACCGATATATCACGAACAAGCTGGGAATCGCCTATCGCTATAACAATAAAAAAATCAACTGGACGATTGCCGTCAGCGGACAGAATGCCCTGCTGCAAAGTGAACAGACTTTTCCGGCTGTATTTTCCGTAAAGAAAAATTTATGGTCTTTGTTGCCGAATGTGGAATTCAATTATAAATTTTCCAAAACAGATAACCTTCGATTCTTTTATCGAACATCAACGACCCCCCCTTCCATCACTCATCTGCAGGATGTCATAGATAACAGCAACTCCCTGATTCTGTCTACCGGTAACCCTGATTTAAAACAAACCTTTACACAGAACATCGGTCTGCGGGTGGGAAGAACGAATATCGAAAAGGCAACCAATCTTTTTGTATTTGCCAATGCATCCAACACGATTCAGTATATCGCCAATTCTACAACGATATTTCAGCGGGATACGGTATTGAATGATATAACCGCGGCTGCAGGTAGTCAGTTTATCCTGCCGGTGAACTTAAACGGATACTGGAATGCCCGCACGTTCATTACCTATGGCTTTCCGATTACAAAAATCAAATGCAATATGAATATTAACGGAGGGTTTGTTTATACCAGAACGCCGGCATTGATTGATAACGTGCGCAACAATGCAAATACGTATGCATTGAATGCGGGATTTGCGCTCAGCAGCAATATCAGCAGCAAAATTGATTTTACGATTTCGTACAGCGGAAATTATTCCTTTGTGCGCAATTCCCTGCAACGTCAAAACAATTCCAGTTATTTCACACATATCGCTTCCGCAAGAATTAATTACCAGTTCTGGAAGGGGTTTGTGGCCAACACTTCTGTAACCAATAATCTGAATGCAGGAGGTTCTGCTTCCTTTAATACCAGTTACTGGCTGCTGAATGCTTCTTTAGCCTATAAGTTCCTGAAAGATGAAAGCCTGGAATTGAAGTTCAGTGCGAATGATATGCTCAACCAAAACAGAAACATTACCCGGAATGTAACGGAAGTCTATACAGAGGATATCCGTTCCAATGCCCTGCAGCGGTATTTTATGGGAACGATAACCTATACGCTGAAGAAAACCGGAACAGGTGCTAAAGCCGATGGAAATAAGCCTAAAGATTTTATACGGACGCCTCCTGCGGGTGTGATGCCACCGCCACCACCGGGGAATTAG